GCCGCCGCCGGTCGAGTTCCCGGTCGTCTGCCCCCCGAGCTTGCGCGCGTAGTAGGAGTCGAACAGGAACGTCCGCAGTACCCCCCGCTCAAAGACGGGCGTGCGGCGCGTGGCCACTCCTTCACCGTCGAAGGGCGAGCTGCCGAGCTTTCCGGGCATGCGGCCATCGTCCACGATGGTAACTAGGTCGCTGCCGATTCGCTCGCCGACCCGGTCGGCCGCCCAGGAATTTCCGGTGGCTACGTTCGCGGCGGAGATCGCTTGGAAGAGATCGTCCAGGACGGCCGCGGCGACGTCCCGCTCGAAAATGACCGGCAACCGCATGGTCGGCGGCTTGCGCGCCCCGAACATCTCCGTCGCGCGCCGCGCGGCGACCCGGGCCACCCGTTCGACGTCCTCGAGCTCCGCGAGGTAGCGCGCGCCGGTGCCGTAGTGCGCGGTACGCTTGAGCGGGCCGTCTTGAGCGACCGGGCCGCTCGACCGGCTCGCTCGCGTCGATCGATACGAGGCCTGAAAACCGGCGGAATTAGCGAGCGCAAGGGTCGATATCCCATCGCCGTAGTGCGACCCGCTCGAGTTTTGTATGCGTGGATCTTCGCGAATCCACCGCTCGAGCGCCAGGGCATCCTCAACCTTCGCGGCGTCTTCGCGCTGCGCGATCGCCGCATCGTAGAG
This is a stretch of genomic DNA from Candidatus Dormiibacterota bacterium. It encodes these proteins:
- a CDS encoding TldD/PmbA family protein, giving the protein MDEAQALEHATSAVALAISLGAEQAEATVSSVRRLHVEARGENVAKLEGSTGKSLHVRVFTGSRNATLVTSDFSPESMRAALRRAVDQAGVIAPDPFSGLPDACATDLPDLALYDAAIAQREDAAKVEDALALERWIREDPRIQNSSGSHYGDGISTLALANSAGFQASYRSTRASRSSGPVAQDGPLKRTAHYGTGARYLAELEDVERVARVAARRATEMFGARKPPTMRLPVIFERDVAAAVLDDLFQAISAANVATGNSWAADRVGERIGSDLVTIVDDGRMPGKLGSSPFDGEGVATRRTPVFERGVLRTFLFDSYYARKLGGQTTGNSTGGGIGANSFYLEAGTRSLDELVAGTERGVLILDTIGFATEHASGNYSRGARGFYIERGELAYPIDEFTIAGQFDAMLAGIDAVANDLRFDGSVVAPSFRVAEMTVSGR